The following are encoded together in the Budorcas taxicolor isolate Tak-1 chromosome 4, Takin1.1, whole genome shotgun sequence genome:
- the LOC128046507 gene encoding LOW QUALITY PROTEIN: olfactory receptor 2A12-like (The sequence of the model RefSeq protein was modified relative to this genomic sequence to represent the inferred CDS: deleted 1 base in 1 codon) codes for MGSNQTWISEVILLGFQVDPELEVFLFGLFLLFYSLTLLGNAVILGLICLDPRLHTPMYFFLSHLAIADMAYASSTVPKMLANLIMQKKTISFAPCILQTFLYLAFAVTECLILVAMSCDRHVAVCHPLCYSVITSRRVCTALAATCWVSSFLLALVHISLILRLPFCGPQKINHFFCQIISVFRLACADTRLNHIVLSLGSVFVLVGPLCLVLGSHARILAAVLRIQPAEGRRKAFSACSSRLCVVGLFFGTAILMYLAPKSSHSQEQRKILSLLYSLFNPMLNPLIYSSRNAEVKGALRRFLEKKRSL; via the exons ATGGGAAGCAATCAGACATGGATCTCAGAAGTCATCCTGCTGGGATTCCAAGTTGACCCAGAACTTGAAGTTTTCCTCTTTGGCCTCTTCTTGTTATTCTACAGCCTCACGCTGCTGGGGAACGCGGTCATCCTGGGGCTCATCTGCCTGGACCCCAGActgcacacccccatgtacttcttcctgtcACACCTGGCCATCGCCGACATGGCCTATGCCTCAAGCACTGTCCCTAAGATGCTGGCGAATCTTATAATGCAGAAGAAGACCATCTCTTTTGCTCCATGCATACTTCAGACGTTTCTGTATCTGGCATTTGCCGTCACAGAGTGTCTGATTCTGGTGGCGATGTCCTGCGATCGGCACGTGGCCGTCTGCCACCCCCTGTGCTACTCGGTCATCACCAGCCGGAGAGTGTGCACAGCCCTGGCTGCCACGTGCTGGGTTTCCAGCTTCCTCTTGGCTCTGGTCCATATTTCCCTCATTCTGAGGCTACCCTTCTGTGGgccacaa aaaataaaccacTTTTTCTGTCAGATCATATCAGTATTCAGATTGGCCTGTGCCGACACCAGGCTCAACCACATCGTCCTCTCTCTCGGCTCGGTGTTTGTCTTAGTCGGGCCCCTCTGCCTGGTGCTGGGCTCCCACGCGCGCATCCTGGCCGCCGTCCTGAGGATCCAGCCCGCTGAGGGCCGCAGGAAGGCCTTCTCCGCCTGCTCCTCCCGCCTCTGCGTGGTCGGGCTCTTCTTCGGCACTGCCATCCTCATGTACTTGGCGCCCAAGTCCAGCCATTCTCAGGAACAAAGGAAGATTCTGTCGCTGTTGTACAGCCTTTTCAACCCTATGCTGAATCCTTTAATCTACAGTTCGAGGAATGCAGAGGTGAAGGGTGCCCTGAGGAGATTTCTGGAGAAGAAGAGATCGTTGTGA